From a single Deltaproteobacteria bacterium genomic region:
- a CDS encoding HDOD domain-containing protein: MADSLEMQRMRARVEAINALPTVPSNLRQISIMLGKPRLTMDEISRFVANDPALAIKVLRMVNSAAYGFPGRISSVAHAIMLLGLNVIRGLLLGISVFELMQKNMSGLWEHSCACAVAARCIAQKKKMKEPEEVSICGLLHDIGKVIIMLQYPSEYEQTLSEAKGKDISLFEAEKESLAATHADVGLWLSQKWCFPINLVEAIGYHHRPQLSTRAPLETAIVHVSNSIVRAKGIGFAGDPFVSAIHPGAWQMLQLSDDDIRDVLTQIDESISIPGGEA; this comes from the coding sequence ATGGCTGATAGCCTTGAAATGCAACGTATGCGGGCGAGAGTCGAAGCGATCAACGCCCTCCCCACTGTACCGTCCAATCTCAGGCAAATCTCCATCATGCTCGGTAAACCTCGCCTGACGATGGACGAGATCTCCCGGTTCGTAGCCAATGACCCGGCCCTGGCAATCAAAGTTCTCCGGATGGTTAATTCCGCCGCCTATGGTTTTCCCGGAAGAATCTCTTCCGTTGCCCACGCGATCATGCTGCTGGGTTTGAATGTAATCCGGGGGCTTTTGCTTGGCATCTCCGTATTTGAATTGATGCAGAAAAATATGTCCGGCCTCTGGGAGCATTCCTGCGCCTGTGCCGTTGCGGCAAGGTGTATTGCCCAGAAAAAGAAGATGAAGGAACCGGAAGAAGTATCCATCTGCGGACTTCTGCATGATATCGGAAAGGTCATCATCATGCTCCAGTATCCTTCGGAATACGAACAGACCCTCTCGGAAGCGAAGGGAAAAGATATCAGTCTCTTCGAAGCGGAAAAGGAGTCTCTGGCGGCCACCCATGCCGACGTCGGGCTCTGGTTATCCCAGAAATGGTGCTTCCCCATAAACCTTGTCGAAGCGATCGGCTATCACCACCGGCCTCAGCTTTCAACCCGGGCCCCTTTAGAAACAGCGATCGTTCATGTCTCAAACAGCATTGTTCGCGCAAAAGGCATTGGTTTTGCCGGAGACCCCTTTGTATCGGCCATTCATCCTGGGGCCTGGCAGATGTTGCAACTGTCGGACGACGATATCAGAGACGTTCTCACCCAGATAGATGAATCCATCTCCATTCCCGGAGGGGAAGCATGA
- a CDS encoding diguanylate cyclase: protein MISPTILVISGFPPTVDILKRTLVQMGRVIVFDHLHSALDLIYNETPLLMIVDLFEEPETIPLLNSLKEDPLFAGVPVLVILDEEHTSPDWESIQADDYIRRQFIEQEILTKTRLCVLRSKRVVEVNPLTRLPGNIAINRQIQSRIDNRLIFTLGYVDLDHFKPFNDKYGFSRGDDVIRITGRLILNIVKGNYSQGSFVGHIGGDDFIFITEPLIAEDVCRDLIGAFDHIIPSFYDEEDRQAGFIQSKDRKGHLKRFPFLSITIGVVYVNGLHFTHYGEVTEIASEMKQYAKKQVGSCYKMNCRSYDPQEEGR from the coding sequence ATGATATCTCCCACCATTCTCGTTATCTCCGGGTTCCCCCCAACGGTGGACATCCTGAAGCGAACCCTTGTCCAAATGGGCCGTGTGATCGTCTTCGACCATCTTCATTCCGCGTTGGATCTTATTTATAACGAAACCCCCCTGCTGATGATCGTGGACTTATTTGAAGAACCGGAAACGATTCCCCTGTTAAATTCGTTAAAGGAAGACCCGCTGTTCGCGGGAGTGCCCGTTCTGGTCATCCTTGACGAGGAACACACATCACCGGACTGGGAATCGATTCAGGCTGACGACTACATTCGGCGCCAGTTTATTGAACAGGAGATCCTGACAAAAACCAGGCTCTGTGTCCTCCGTTCAAAACGTGTTGTCGAAGTGAATCCGCTGACACGATTGCCGGGGAATATTGCGATTAACCGCCAGATTCAAAGCCGGATTGATAACCGGCTCATTTTTACCTTGGGATATGTCGACTTGGATCATTTCAAGCCTTTCAACGACAAGTACGGTTTCAGTCGCGGAGATGATGTAATCAGAATCACCGGCCGTCTTATCTTGAATATCGTCAAGGGCAATTATTCACAGGGGAGTTTCGTCGGCCATATCGGCGGTGATGATTTCATTTTTATTACGGAACCCCTAATCGCGGAGGATGTCTGTCGCGATCTTATCGGTGCTTTCGACCACATCATTCCCTCCTTTTATGACGAAGAAGACCGTCAGGCTGGGTTTATCCAGTCGAAAGACCGGAAAGGTCATCTCAAGCGTTTCCCCTTCCTTTCCATCACAATCGGCGTTGTCTACGTTAACGGCCTGCATTTCACTCACTACGGCGAGGTAACGGAAATCGCCTCAGAAATGAAGCAGTATGCCAAGAAACAAGTGGGAAGCTGTTATAAAATGAACTGCCGCTCCTATGATCCCCAGGAAGAGGGGAGGTAA